In one Zobellia galactanivorans genomic region, the following are encoded:
- a CDS encoding 3-keto-disaccharide hydrolase gives MKNLLLILFMAVVAFGCKEKTEKKQGEMEAAPIAETEVEEPVQEWTVLFDGSSFEGWKEYNKEGVSENWKLEDGAMVFYPPKDRKKGEAFNLVTEKEYTDFVLSLEWKISEGGNSGVFWGVSENPELSEAYQTGPEVQVLDNEKHPDAKNGTTHQAGSLYDMVAPSEDVTNAVGEWNTMVITINHKEEKGSIAMNGKPIVEFPVGNEMWKEMVSKSKFADWEHFGKFTTGKIGLQDHGDQVAFRNIKIKEL, from the coding sequence ATGAAGAATCTATTACTTATCCTTTTTATGGCGGTAGTCGCTTTTGGATGCAAAGAAAAGACCGAAAAAAAACAGGGGGAAATGGAAGCTGCTCCCATAGCCGAGACCGAAGTGGAGGAGCCAGTTCAAGAGTGGACGGTTCTTTTTGATGGTTCTTCGTTTGAGGGTTGGAAGGAATACAATAAAGAAGGAGTTTCCGAGAATTGGAAATTAGAAGATGGGGCCATGGTTTTCTATCCTCCAAAGGACAGAAAAAAGGGGGAAGCTTTTAATTTGGTCACCGAAAAGGAATACACCGATTTTGTGTTGTCTTTGGAATGGAAAATTTCCGAGGGGGGTAACAGCGGGGTCTTTTGGGGCGTAAGTGAAAACCCTGAACTTTCGGAAGCATATCAGACCGGTCCTGAAGTACAGGTCTTGGATAACGAGAAACATCCCGATGCCAAAAACGGTACTACCCACCAAGCGGGATCCCTATACGATATGGTGGCACCTTCGGAAGATGTGACCAATGCCGTAGGGGAATGGAACACGATGGTCATTACCATAAACCATAAAGAGGAAAAAGGAAGCATTGCCATGAACGGAAAGCCTATTGTCGAGTTTCCTGTTGGAAATGAAATGTGGAAGGAAATGGTGTCAAAATCGAAATTTGCCGACTGGGAGCATTTCGGAAAATTTACTACTGGAAAGATCGGTTTGCAAGACCATGGTGACCAAGTGGCTTTCAGGAATATTAAAATCAAGGAACTATAG
- a CDS encoding glycoside hydrolase family 2 TIM barrel-domain containing protein: MLNSTPYKPSFGLFLPFLGLFLSISLQAQAPKWENPEWENPEIFQINREAPTASFYRYKTPENALQNDSWENSPFYRSLNGDWRFKYADNVMARPLDFQTADFDTSTWSTIPVPSNWELQGHGIPIYTNIVYPFPKNPPFIPHDKNPVGSYKRDFEISEDWNGKNIYLHFGGVSGAMYVWVNGQKVGYSEGSKTPAEFNITKYLKAGKNTLAVQVLRWSDASYMEDQDFWRLSGIDRNVYLYATETTTIKDYRAIADLENDYKDGLLKLNLKLENTGKKAKGYKVGVQLLDDGKVLYSEEKEVVFNQNSAVVEFDKSLKNIKSWNAEKPNLYTLLFTLKDRKGKVTEAINSKIGFRKIEIKNNQFLVNGQAVLIKGANLHDHDETTGHVISREATLKDMEVMKRNNLNAIRCSHYPKNEFFYRMADQYGFYIVDEVNIETHGMGTTNQGLDNDEEAKTTHPAYRPEWKAMHLDRTMRMYERDKNFTSIVTWSLGNEAGNGENFFATYEWLKKQDDTRPVQYEGATQYANTDIQAPMYATIEQTVKYAENDPKRPLIQCEYAHAMGNSVGNLQDYWDVIEKYDVLQGGFIWDWVDQGLKTKNEDGVEFYAFGGDFGASHLQHDNNFCLNGLVNPDRSAHPALYEVKKVYQYVKFKSNNPKSGKITITNKYDFTNLSEYNFTWKLFKNGIEVKAGTITDVAVAPYESKEFQIALPELTDEKSEYFLNVYASTKNASPLVPQGFTLAYEQFQLTDYTPSVFELETSGLSVTNVDGTVKIKGEGFEVGFSSSDGSLTTLDYGQGNLIKNGPSVNFWRAPTDNDYGYNMPKRLKVWKEATETQNLTSFQLNSNDGKKVIDAVKLSKNPFKIKNDLQLTATYSLPSVQGEATVTYAINNKGEILVSTDLSNIKDSLPIVPRFGNNFIIDSAYDNVSWYGRGPHENYQDRNTSALVGSYNAKVKDLYFEYIRPQENGNRTDIRTVSFLNRNGKGIEISSPRLFGFSAHNQYNSDFDEGMEKQQRHTYDIPQRDLININIDYSQMGVGGDNSWGLLPHEEYQIKPDNLSFSFMIQPVK; encoded by the coding sequence ATGCTCAACTCAACTCCCTATAAGCCCTCATTCGGCCTATTTCTTCCGTTTCTTGGTTTATTCCTATCCATTTCTTTACAGGCCCAGGCGCCTAAATGGGAAAATCCCGAATGGGAAAATCCCGAAATATTTCAAATCAACCGTGAAGCCCCAACGGCTTCGTTCTATCGATACAAAACGCCCGAGAATGCACTACAGAACGATAGTTGGGAAAATTCTCCCTTTTACCGCTCATTAAACGGCGATTGGCGCTTTAAGTATGCCGACAATGTTATGGCCCGGCCCCTTGATTTTCAAACGGCCGATTTTGACACTTCCACTTGGAGCACGATTCCAGTGCCTTCCAATTGGGAACTTCAAGGCCACGGCATTCCCATTTACACGAACATCGTCTACCCTTTTCCAAAGAACCCTCCTTTTATTCCCCACGACAAAAACCCCGTAGGAAGCTACAAACGTGATTTTGAAATTTCAGAAGATTGGAACGGCAAGAACATTTACCTGCATTTCGGTGGGGTCAGCGGCGCTATGTATGTTTGGGTCAACGGACAAAAAGTAGGTTACAGCGAGGGCAGCAAGACCCCGGCGGAATTCAACATCACAAAGTACCTTAAAGCAGGCAAAAATACCTTGGCCGTACAAGTACTTCGATGGTCCGATGCCAGCTATATGGAAGACCAAGATTTCTGGAGACTGAGCGGCATTGACCGCAACGTCTATCTGTACGCTACCGAAACCACCACCATTAAAGACTATCGGGCCATAGCCGACCTGGAAAACGACTATAAAGATGGATTACTGAAGCTTAACCTGAAACTAGAAAACACCGGAAAAAAGGCAAAAGGATACAAAGTAGGCGTACAACTTTTAGATGATGGCAAAGTACTTTACTCAGAGGAAAAAGAAGTGGTCTTCAACCAAAATTCGGCCGTAGTCGAATTTGATAAATCCTTAAAAAACATCAAAAGCTGGAACGCCGAAAAACCTAATCTTTACACCCTACTCTTTACCCTTAAAGACAGGAAAGGAAAGGTGACCGAAGCCATAAACTCTAAAATAGGTTTCAGAAAAATTGAAATCAAGAACAATCAATTCTTGGTCAATGGCCAGGCCGTTCTCATTAAAGGGGCCAACCTACATGACCACGATGAAACTACGGGCCATGTTATCAGCAGGGAAGCCACATTAAAAGACATGGAGGTAATGAAACGCAACAACTTAAATGCCATACGCTGCAGCCACTACCCCAAAAACGAGTTTTTCTATCGCATGGCGGACCAATATGGTTTTTACATCGTCGATGAAGTCAATATTGAAACCCATGGCATGGGCACCACCAACCAAGGTCTTGACAACGATGAAGAGGCCAAAACAACACACCCTGCCTATAGGCCTGAATGGAAAGCCATGCATTTAGACCGTACGATGCGCATGTACGAACGCGATAAAAATTTCACTTCTATCGTTACTTGGTCTTTAGGAAATGAGGCAGGTAACGGCGAAAATTTCTTCGCTACTTACGAATGGCTCAAAAAACAAGACGATACGCGCCCCGTTCAATATGAAGGCGCTACCCAGTACGCCAATACCGACATTCAAGCGCCAATGTACGCGACTATAGAACAGACGGTCAAATATGCCGAAAACGACCCTAAAAGGCCCCTTATTCAATGCGAGTACGCCCATGCCATGGGGAATAGCGTTGGCAACCTTCAGGATTACTGGGACGTTATTGAAAAATACGACGTGTTGCAAGGTGGCTTTATTTGGGATTGGGTCGATCAAGGCCTAAAGACCAAAAATGAAGACGGGGTCGAATTCTATGCCTTTGGAGGCGATTTCGGCGCCTCACACCTTCAGCATGACAATAATTTTTGCCTAAACGGATTGGTGAATCCTGACCGTTCGGCACATCCTGCTTTGTACGAGGTAAAAAAGGTATACCAATATGTAAAGTTTAAATCGAACAATCCTAAATCAGGTAAAATCACGATTACCAACAAATATGATTTCACCAATCTTTCAGAATATAATTTCACATGGAAATTGTTCAAAAACGGAATTGAGGTGAAGGCTGGAACTATTACCGATGTAGCAGTAGCTCCGTATGAGTCTAAAGAATTTCAGATTGCCCTACCGGAATTGACCGACGAAAAATCTGAATACTTCTTGAATGTTTACGCATCCACCAAAAATGCCTCGCCACTTGTTCCGCAAGGTTTTACCCTTGCTTATGAACAATTCCAATTGACCGATTACACCCCCAGTGTTTTTGAATTGGAAACCAGTGGACTTTCAGTTACGAATGTAGATGGCACCGTAAAAATTAAAGGAGAAGGATTTGAAGTCGGTTTTAGTAGTAGCGATGGTAGCTTGACCACACTAGATTACGGCCAAGGCAATTTGATCAAAAACGGACCGAGCGTAAACTTCTGGCGTGCGCCGACCGACAATGATTATGGCTACAATATGCCTAAACGTCTAAAGGTCTGGAAAGAGGCTACCGAAACTCAAAACCTGACGAGTTTTCAACTGAACTCCAATGACGGCAAAAAGGTCATTGACGCTGTAAAACTTAGTAAGAATCCGTTTAAAATCAAAAACGATTTACAGCTTACGGCCACTTACAGCCTGCCTTCCGTACAAGGTGAAGCCACGGTGACCTATGCAATCAACAACAAGGGAGAAATTCTAGTGAGTACGGACCTTTCCAACATTAAGGATAGCCTGCCCATCGTGCCCCGTTTTGGAAATAACTTTATCATAGACTCGGCATACGATAATGTGAGCTGGTACGGTAGAGGTCCACATGAAAATTACCAAGACCGGAACACTTCGGCATTGGTAGGTTCATATAATGCAAAAGTAAAGGACTTATATTTTGAGTACATACGTCCACAAGAGAACGGGAACAGAACGGATATCCGTACGGTATCCTTTTTAAACAGGAACGGAAAAGGAATCGAAATTTCCTCACCAAGACTGTTCGGATTCAGTGCCCACAATCAATATAATTCCGACTTTGATGAGGGTATGGAAAAACAACAACGCCACACCTATGACATCCCTCAAAGAGACCTTATCAACATCAATATAGATTATAGCCAAATGGGTGTTGGAGGCGATAACAGCTGGGGACTATTACCACACGAAGAATATCAAATTAAACCAGATAATTTATCTTTTAGTTTTATGATACAACCGGTGAAATAG
- a CDS encoding GMC oxidoreductase: protein MNKEEIFDAIVVGTGISGGWAAKELCENGLKTLVLERGPMVRHIEDYPTMNDDPWDYPLKGELSKADKEKYHIQSRVGWAPKEDVKHFFVNDLDHPYVETKRFDWIRGYQVGGRSLTWGKQSYRWSDLDFEANKKEGIGVDWPVRYKDISPWYDKVEAYIGVSGENLGLPHLPDGIFQPKMDLNCVEEEFKASVAEKFDDGRLITIGRAAHITDPDADFEGRGTCQNRNRCWRGCPFGGYFSSNSSTLPAAERTGNMTLRPNSIVYEVVYDDTTKKATGVKIIDAETNEKIEFKAKVIFLCASSMASVGILLQSKSERFPNGLGNDSDALGRGIMDHHYKLGASAKVDGYLDKYYKGRRPNGFYIPRFVNLNDETKREGYLRGFGYQGSASRQDWSASIGEMGYGKDLKESILKPGHWQIGVTGFGEFLPYDDNRVTLSRSKKDKWGLPQLDFDVEFKENEYNMREDIKKEIVAMFKAAGFKDVQPYDEVTGPGLGIHEMGGARMGHSPKTSIVNKHNQLHTVPNVYVTDGAFMSSSSCVNPSLTYMAFTARAANHAAEQLKSGKLS from the coding sequence GTGAATAAAGAAGAAATATTCGATGCCATTGTTGTCGGAACAGGAATTAGCGGTGGTTGGGCCGCTAAAGAATTATGTGAGAACGGGTTAAAAACTTTAGTACTTGAACGAGGACCTATGGTGCGGCATATCGAAGATTATCCCACTATGAACGATGACCCTTGGGACTATCCCCTAAAAGGGGAGCTTTCCAAGGCCGATAAAGAAAAATACCACATCCAATCACGAGTAGGCTGGGCCCCAAAGGAAGATGTAAAGCACTTTTTTGTGAACGATCTTGACCATCCCTACGTAGAAACCAAGCGTTTTGACTGGATACGAGGCTATCAAGTCGGCGGACGATCCTTGACTTGGGGCAAACAGAGCTACCGATGGAGCGACCTTGATTTTGAAGCCAATAAAAAAGAAGGTATAGGCGTAGACTGGCCCGTACGCTATAAAGATATTTCACCTTGGTACGATAAGGTGGAAGCATATATTGGGGTTAGTGGTGAAAACCTGGGCCTACCCCACTTGCCCGATGGTATCTTTCAACCTAAAATGGACCTCAACTGTGTTGAAGAGGAATTTAAGGCCTCAGTGGCCGAAAAATTTGACGACGGACGTTTAATTACCATCGGTCGCGCGGCACATATCACCGACCCTGATGCCGATTTTGAAGGCAGGGGAACATGCCAAAATCGAAATAGATGCTGGAGAGGCTGCCCATTCGGGGGCTATTTTAGCAGCAATTCCTCTACCTTGCCCGCTGCGGAACGTACCGGAAATATGACACTACGGCCCAATTCCATCGTATACGAAGTGGTATATGACGACACTACCAAAAAGGCTACTGGCGTTAAGATCATCGATGCCGAAACCAACGAGAAGATTGAATTTAAGGCGAAAGTGATTTTTCTATGTGCCTCATCAATGGCATCGGTCGGGATTCTTTTACAATCAAAGAGCGAGCGTTTCCCCAATGGCTTGGGCAACGACTCCGACGCACTTGGCCGTGGCATTATGGACCATCACTACAAATTGGGCGCCTCGGCAAAAGTAGACGGTTATTTAGATAAGTACTACAAGGGACGAAGACCCAACGGATTCTACATTCCCAGATTCGTCAATTTGAACGACGAAACCAAGCGCGAAGGCTACCTGCGCGGCTTTGGTTACCAAGGAAGTGCCAGCAGGCAAGACTGGTCGGCTTCAATCGGAGAAATGGGATACGGAAAAGACCTTAAAGAATCCATTCTAAAACCTGGTCATTGGCAAATTGGCGTTACGGGTTTCGGCGAGTTTTTACCCTATGACGATAATCGCGTAACCCTTAGCCGAAGCAAAAAAGACAAATGGGGACTACCCCAACTGGATTTTGACGTTGAGTTCAAGGAAAACGAATACAATATGCGCGAGGACATTAAAAAGGAAATCGTTGCCATGTTCAAAGCGGCGGGCTTCAAAGATGTACAGCCTTATGATGAAGTAACCGGTCCCGGCCTGGGCATTCATGAAATGGGAGGTGCACGTATGGGACATAGCCCCAAAACGTCAATAGTGAACAAACACAACCAATTACATACCGTTCCCAATGTATATGTAACCGACGGAGCTTTCATGTCATCGTCAAGTTGTGTCAACCCTTCGTTGACCTATATGGCGTTTACGGCAAGGGCCGCCAACCACGCCGCCGAACAATTAAAGTCCGGAAAACTTTCATGA
- a CDS encoding YicC/YloC family endoribonuclease, with protein sequence MIQSMTGFGKHVIQLPTKKITVELKSLNSKSLDLNARMPSAYREKELELRKTIASSLMRGKVDFGLYIELTSGETSAEVNEAAVKNYMKQLKAIADGDDLKLLDMALRMPDALKTEREDIDENEYESIKLAVQEALKEINKFRSEEGEVLEKDFLQRIENLQQLLEQVVVMDPDRQTDVRERLNKAVSDLKADLDANRFEQELIYYLEKYDITEEKVRLANHLDYFTSTLKSDDSNGKKLGFIAQEIGREINTIGSKANYAPMQQLVVQMKDELEKIKEQMLNVL encoded by the coding sequence ATGATTCAGTCCATGACCGGTTTCGGTAAGCATGTTATACAGCTTCCGACAAAAAAAATTACCGTAGAGCTCAAATCCCTAAACAGTAAAAGTCTTGATTTAAATGCGCGTATGCCTTCCGCATATCGTGAAAAAGAGCTAGAGCTACGCAAGACTATTGCAAGTTCGTTGATGCGCGGTAAAGTGGATTTCGGACTATATATTGAACTTACCAGCGGTGAGACTTCGGCCGAGGTGAACGAGGCTGCCGTAAAAAACTACATGAAACAACTAAAGGCCATCGCCGACGGCGACGACCTAAAGCTGCTTGACATGGCGCTTAGAATGCCCGATGCCCTAAAGACGGAACGTGAAGATATCGATGAAAACGAATATGAATCGATAAAGCTTGCGGTTCAAGAGGCCCTAAAGGAGATAAATAAATTTCGCTCCGAAGAGGGAGAGGTACTCGAGAAAGATTTTCTTCAACGAATTGAGAATTTGCAGCAGCTATTGGAGCAGGTCGTGGTTATGGATCCAGATCGTCAGACCGATGTTCGTGAACGATTGAACAAGGCCGTTAGCGACCTCAAGGCCGACCTAGACGCCAACCGTTTTGAACAAGAACTCATCTACTACTTGGAAAAATACGATATCACGGAAGAGAAAGTACGTCTGGCCAATCATCTTGATTATTTTACGAGTACCTTGAAATCTGATGATTCCAACGGTAAAAAACTCGGTTTTATAGCGCAAGAGATCGGGCGTGAAATCAATACCATAGGTTCGAAGGCCAATTATGCGCCCATGCAGCAATTGGTGGTGCAGATGAAAGATGAACTCGAAAAAATAAAGGAGCAAATGCTTAACGTGCTCTAG
- a CDS encoding sugar phosphate isomerase/epimerase family protein, translating to MKTIKGPGVFLAQFVDSKAPFNTLDGMCKWAADLGYKGIQIPTWESFLIDLDKAAESQDYCDELKGKVNSYGLEITELSTHLQGQLVAVHPAYDLMFDSFAPDAVKNNPKARTEWAVDVVKKAATASRRLGLNAHATFSGALLWHTWHPWPQRPAGLVEMGFEELAKRWMPILNHFDEQGVDVCYEIHPGEDLHDGDTFERFLAATGNHKRVNILYDPSHFVLQQLDYIEYIDHYHEFIKSFHVKDSEFNPTGKKGAFGGYNDWGDRAGRYRSLGDGQIDFKTIFSKLTQYGCDVWAVMEWECCIKSPEQGAREGAVFIQDHIIEATEKTFDDFAGAAIDKEMLKKILGL from the coding sequence ATGAAAACAATTAAAGGACCCGGCGTATTTTTAGCGCAATTTGTAGACAGTAAAGCACCGTTCAATACCTTGGACGGCATGTGTAAATGGGCTGCGGATTTAGGGTACAAGGGTATTCAGATACCTACATGGGAGAGTTTTTTAATAGACTTGGACAAGGCTGCCGAAAGCCAGGATTATTGTGACGAGCTTAAGGGAAAAGTAAATTCATACGGCCTTGAGATCACTGAGCTTTCTACGCATCTTCAAGGGCAATTGGTCGCGGTTCATCCGGCTTATGACCTTATGTTCGACAGTTTTGCTCCCGATGCCGTAAAGAACAACCCGAAAGCCCGTACCGAATGGGCGGTAGACGTTGTTAAAAAAGCAGCTACGGCCAGTAGAAGGTTAGGTCTTAATGCCCATGCTACTTTTTCAGGGGCGCTACTTTGGCATACATGGCACCCATGGCCACAACGACCAGCAGGCCTGGTTGAAATGGGTTTTGAGGAATTGGCCAAAAGATGGATGCCCATCTTGAACCATTTTGACGAACAAGGTGTTGATGTATGTTACGAAATACATCCGGGAGAAGACTTGCACGATGGGGATACCTTTGAGCGTTTTCTCGCCGCTACAGGAAACCATAAGCGTGTAAACATCCTTTACGACCCAAGTCACTTTGTATTGCAACAATTGGATTATATTGAATATATAGACCACTACCATGAGTTCATCAAATCGTTTCACGTGAAGGATTCCGAGTTCAACCCAACAGGTAAAAAAGGGGCCTTTGGTGGTTATAATGATTGGGGTGATCGTGCCGGTAGATACCGTTCTTTGGGCGATGGTCAAATCGATTTTAAAACTATTTTCTCCAAGCTTACCCAATACGGTTGCGATGTTTGGGCCGTGATGGAATGGGAATGCTGTATTAAGAGCCCTGAACAAGGGGCCCGTGAAGGAGCGGTCTTTATTCAAGACCATATTATCGAAGCTACGGAAAAGACCTTTGACGATTTTGCCGGTGCAGCTATAGATAAGGAAATGCTCAAGAAGATTTTGGGTCTTTAG
- the gmk gene encoding guanylate kinase, translating to MKGGKLIIFSAPSGSGKTTIVRHLLEQPELNLAFSVSATSRPRRAKEKQGEHYYFMSISEFKNHIKNDDFLEWEEVYRDNFYGTLKSEIERLWAEGKNVIFDIDVAGGLRIKRKFPEETLAVFVKPPSVDELKIRLKKRSTESEDKINMRIAKASVELATAPQFDKIIKNYDLDTALKEAHELVADFVGAKIEK from the coding sequence ATGAAAGGCGGTAAATTAATTATATTCTCGGCACCTTCGGGAAGCGGTAAAACAACCATTGTTAGACATTTGTTAGAGCAGCCCGAGCTCAACCTTGCATTTTCGGTTTCGGCCACCTCACGGCCGCGTAGGGCCAAGGAAAAGCAAGGGGAGCATTATTATTTTATGTCGATTTCGGAGTTTAAAAACCATATTAAGAACGATGATTTTCTCGAATGGGAAGAGGTGTACCGCGATAATTTTTACGGTACCTTAAAATCTGAGATCGAGCGACTCTGGGCCGAAGGCAAAAATGTCATTTTTGACATAGATGTTGCAGGAGGACTACGTATCAAACGAAAGTTTCCGGAAGAGACCCTAGCCGTTTTTGTAAAGCCGCCGAGCGTAGATGAACTTAAGATCCGACTTAAAAAACGCAGTACCGAAAGCGAGGATAAAATCAATATGCGAATAGCGAAGGCATCGGTAGAGTTGGCGACCGCTCCGCAATTCGATAAAATTATCAAGAATTACGACCTTGATACGGCCTTAAAGGAAGCGCACGAGTTGGTGGCTGATTTTGTAGGGGCGAAAATTGAGAAGTAA
- the nadD gene encoding nicotinate (nicotinamide) nucleotide adenylyltransferase, giving the protein MKKIGLYFGTFNPIHIGHMVIANHMVEFSDLDEVWFVVTPQSPFKTKKTLLADNHRYQMVYEATKDYPKLKPSNIEFGLPQPNYTIHTLVHLNEKYGSDHAFCLIMGEDNLKGFHKWKNYEVILSDYDVYVYPRISEGEIEHRFKGHPKIHKVDAPIMEISSTFIRKSHKEGKNIRPLLTDSVWKYMDEMNFYR; this is encoded by the coding sequence ATGAAAAAAATAGGTCTCTATTTCGGCACCTTCAACCCCATACACATAGGGCATATGGTCATTGCCAATCATATGGTGGAATTTTCAGACCTTGATGAGGTTTGGTTCGTGGTTACGCCACAGAGTCCTTTTAAGACCAAAAAGACCTTGCTCGCCGACAATCACCGCTACCAGATGGTGTACGAGGCTACAAAAGACTACCCGAAGTTGAAACCGAGTAACATAGAATTCGGCTTGCCGCAGCCGAACTATACCATCCATACCTTGGTTCATCTGAACGAGAAATACGGTTCAGACCATGCATTTTGCCTGATTATGGGGGAGGATAACCTCAAGGGCTTCCATAAATGGAAAAACTATGAAGTTATTTTGAGCGATTACGATGTATATGTGTACCCTAGAATATCGGAAGGGGAAATTGAGCATCGCTTTAAAGGGCATCCCAAGATTCACAAGGTAGACGCTCCTATCATGGAAATCTCTTCGACCTTTATTCGCAAAAGCCATAAGGAGGGTAAGAATATCCGTCCCTTGCTTACCGATTCGGTATGGAAGTATATGGATGAAATGAATTTTTATCGTTAG
- a CDS encoding Gfo/Idh/MocA family protein, which yields MPKKIRLGILGGGGDSLIGVLHRVASHINDNYQIVGAVFNPDFEQNMAFAKEIDVPTDRIYKDFDTMIEEEMKLPEDERIQVCSVLTPNFLHFPMALKLLENGFHVICEKPMTTSLEEAKKLQAAHEKAGTVFALTHTYTGYPMVRQMREMIKNGELGRIHKVDAVYYQGWINEIIHDQEKRSSVWRLDPKKAGISSCIGDIGVHAFNMVEYTTGLKIKSILSDFNYLYEDNQMDVDGTVLIRMSDHVKGVIRSSQVATGEENGLGIAIYGEKGAFRWEQENPNYLYVLSDTKPTQVYKPGHAYNSELSLGGTKLPPGHPEGIFDSMANIYLGVAKAIRGEQYDSGEYPTMTDGVRGMNFIEATVESNKNGNTWVELED from the coding sequence ATGCCAAAAAAAATCAGACTTGGAATTTTAGGAGGAGGAGGAGACTCTCTAATAGGTGTACTACATCGTGTAGCATCGCATATTAATGACAACTATCAAATAGTAGGAGCGGTATTCAACCCTGATTTTGAGCAAAATATGGCTTTTGCCAAGGAGATTGACGTGCCTACCGATCGTATCTATAAAGATTTTGATACGATGATCGAAGAAGAAATGAAGCTTCCTGAAGACGAGCGTATTCAGGTTTGTTCGGTGTTGACGCCGAACTTTCTTCATTTTCCTATGGCATTGAAACTGTTGGAAAACGGTTTTCACGTGATTTGCGAAAAACCTATGACCACCTCATTGGAGGAAGCTAAAAAACTACAGGCCGCCCATGAAAAGGCGGGTACCGTTTTTGCATTGACCCACACCTATACCGGTTACCCAATGGTACGCCAAATGCGTGAAATGATCAAGAATGGGGAGTTGGGAAGGATCCACAAAGTAGACGCCGTTTATTATCAAGGATGGATCAATGAGATAATCCACGATCAAGAGAAGCGTTCTTCGGTTTGGCGTCTAGACCCCAAAAAGGCAGGAATCAGTTCTTGTATAGGAGATATCGGGGTACATGCCTTCAATATGGTAGAATACACTACAGGCTTAAAGATCAAGTCTATTTTGAGCGACTTCAATTATTTGTATGAGGACAACCAGATGGATGTTGATGGAACGGTTCTTATCAGAATGAGCGACCATGTTAAAGGGGTTATTCGAAGTAGTCAAGTAGCCACGGGTGAGGAAAATGGCCTAGGAATCGCTATATATGGGGAAAAAGGAGCTTTCAGATGGGAGCAAGAGAATCCTAATTACCTGTATGTCCTGAGCGATACCAAACCTACGCAGGTGTATAAGCCAGGTCATGCCTATAACAGCGAGCTTTCTTTAGGTGGCACAAAACTTCCTCCGGGACACCCTGAAGGTATTTTTGATTCTATGGCGAATATCTACCTTGGTGTAGCCAAAGCGATAAGAGGTGAGCAGTATGATAGCGGTGAGTATCCGACCATGACCGATGGTGTTCGTGGTATGAATTTTATTGAAGCTACCGTAGAGTCTAATAAAAACGGAAATACTTGGGTGGAATTGGAAGACTAA
- a CDS encoding ASCH domain-containing protein: protein MENASARNLWGDYLDKHLEHAFVDAPQVVHFCNNEQDANECAALVKKGIKRATSHSLLGLQYRKQPLPKIGDFMIVTNWEGEAQCIVRTTAVKLRPYFSIDEAYAQLEGEGDKSLAYWKKVHWDYFTKELAAFNRKPNESMIIVCQEFEKIFDR from the coding sequence ATGGAAAACGCTTCAGCCCGAAATTTGTGGGGAGATTACCTTGACAAACATTTAGAACATGCTTTTGTCGATGCCCCACAAGTCGTACATTTCTGCAACAACGAACAGGATGCCAACGAATGCGCGGCATTGGTCAAAAAAGGCATTAAACGTGCCACCTCCCACTCGTTGTTGGGTCTGCAGTACCGCAAACAGCCATTGCCCAAGATTGGCGATTTTATGATCGTAACCAATTGGGAAGGCGAGGCACAGTGCATCGTTAGAACTACCGCAGTAAAGTTAAGGCCCTATTTCAGTATAGACGAGGCCTATGCCCAGCTCGAAGGTGAGGGCGACAAAAGCTTGGCCTATTGGAAAAAGGTGCATTGGGACTACTTTACCAAAGAACTGGCCGCTTTCAACCGCAAGCCCAACGAGAGCATGATCATTGTCTGTCAAGAGTTCGAAAAAATATTCGACCGTTAA